From a single Dehalococcoidales bacterium genomic region:
- a CDS encoding response regulator transcription factor, with protein MSRISVFLSDWQVLFREGIHFTLSGEEDMDVIGESTSSDEALKAIQANPPRVAILNANHADFAGIRATRYLRQNFPSVAVMLIIDNQNEEHLFQTMKSGASACITKETDPTDLINTIRVIAQGKQPIAEAMLIPGIAVRVLGEFEQFSTMSEMVDNLLPSLTHGETEILRRMGQEGSIEQVSRALNMSRENISENLERILAKLVTNDHIRQVMAAAQDGHMANVFRARPTGQPAEEYITRDEFAAFRDSIWERFRAAVDDIK; from the coding sequence ATGAGCAGGATAAGCGTGTTTCTGTCTGACTGGCAGGTCTTGTTCCGCGAAGGTATCCACTTCACTCTATCCGGTGAAGAGGATATGGACGTCATCGGTGAATCAACCAGCAGCGATGAGGCCCTCAAGGCAATCCAGGCCAATCCTCCGAGGGTGGCTATCCTGAATGCGAACCACGCGGATTTTGCCGGCATCCGGGCGACACGATACCTCAGGCAGAACTTCCCTTCGGTGGCAGTGATGCTCATCATAGATAACCAGAACGAAGAACACCTGTTTCAGACGATGAAATCCGGGGCCAGTGCCTGTATCACCAAGGAAACCGACCCAACGGATCTGATTAACACCATCAGAGTGATTGCCCAGGGGAAACAACCCATCGCGGAGGCGATGCTGATACCGGGAATAGCGGTCCGGGTACTCGGGGAGTTCGAGCAATTTAGTACGATGAGTGAAATGGTAGATAATCTGCTACCCAGCCTGACGCACGGCGAGACGGAGATACTTCGCCGTATGGGCCAGGAAGGCTCTATCGAGCAGGTCTCGCGAGCTCTCAACATGAGCCGGGAGAATATCAGCGAAAACCTTGAGCGCATCCTGGCCAAACTGGTAACCAATGACCATATCCGGCAAGTAATGGCAGCGGCACAGGACGGCCACATGGCAAACGTCTTCCGAGCACGCCCCACCGGTCAGCCCGCCGAAGAGTACATCACCAGGGATGAGTTTGCCGCCTTCAGGGACAGCATCTGGGAACGTTTCCGGGCGGCAGTCGATGATATTAAATAA
- a CDS encoding response regulator transcription factor gives MKVVVVDDAPDIVEVVSLCFQLRWSGAEVLPANDGTSGLQLIEVESPDIVILDINLPDIDGFQVIRELRRFSQVPVIMLTVKGEDVDIARGLELGADDYMVKPFSHIELLARVDAVLRRSRGAPVTSEERPYIAGKLSVDFASNEVKIDGQPVKLTSTEMKLLRQLIRNEGRLLTHENLLAKVWGEGYQDTRDLLRVHIQHLRQKLGDNMNSPTIIVTEHGMGYKFVRPANG, from the coding sequence TTGAAAGTAGTAGTCGTTGATGATGCGCCGGACATCGTCGAGGTTGTTTCCCTGTGTTTCCAGCTCCGCTGGAGTGGCGCGGAAGTGCTTCCCGCGAACGATGGGACCAGCGGACTGCAGCTTATCGAAGTGGAGAGTCCGGACATTGTTATCCTGGACATCAATCTGCCGGACATCGATGGGTTCCAGGTCATCCGTGAGTTGCGGCGCTTCTCACAGGTACCGGTGATAATGCTTACGGTTAAGGGGGAGGACGTCGATATCGCCCGCGGCCTCGAACTCGGAGCGGACGACTACATGGTCAAGCCCTTCAGCCACATCGAACTTCTCGCCAGGGTAGACGCGGTGCTGCGCCGCTCCCGGGGAGCGCCGGTCACCAGTGAAGAGCGCCCCTACATCGCCGGCAAGCTATCGGTCGACTTCGCCAGCAATGAGGTTAAGATTGACGGGCAGCCGGTGAAGCTTACTTCCACCGAGATGAAACTCCTCCGCCAGCTAATCAGAAACGAAGGACGCCTCCTGACCCATGAGAATCTGCTGGCCAAGGTGTGGGGGGAAGGCTACCAGGACACCAGAGACCTGCTCCGGGTACACATCCAGCACCTGAGACAGAAGCTCGGAGATAACATGAACTCGCCCACAATCATCGTCACCGAGCATGGCATGGGCTACAAGTTCGTCCGTCCGGCGAACGGCTAA
- a CDS encoding HAMP domain-containing sensor histidine kinase yields MQSPADNVSKQDSEHVDFVAAITHELKTSLTAIIASAELITDELHVAEGSVQWRLLQSIIRNAHHMNERVTSLADMPRQQMQDFKFHPEPVDITEVIHNVGERIHPRIQSRRQSLTLDLPDSLPPVRADAGHLEQIFLTLIANASKFSPEEGSINISVWQDDRANLVTQVSDTCGGIPPEEEERVFQAHYQIQKSNGKGGLGLTIARFLVELHGGKIWLVGQTGPGCSFFFSLPIARSVN; encoded by the coding sequence ATGCAGTCGCCGGCAGACAACGTAAGCAAACAGGATAGCGAGCATGTAGACTTCGTGGCGGCGATTACCCATGAACTCAAGACCTCCCTGACCGCCATCATCGCCTCTGCAGAGCTGATAACCGACGAACTCCACGTGGCCGAGGGCAGCGTACAGTGGAGATTGCTCCAGTCTATCATCCGTAACGCCCACCATATGAACGAGAGAGTAACTTCACTTGCCGACATGCCCAGGCAACAGATGCAGGACTTCAAGTTCCATCCGGAACCTGTTGATATCACCGAGGTCATCCACAACGTAGGGGAACGAATCCATCCCAGGATTCAAAGCCGCAGGCAATCGTTGACTCTAGACCTGCCTGATTCGCTGCCTCCGGTAAGGGCTGACGCCGGACACCTGGAGCAAATTTTTCTCACCCTGATAGCCAACGCCAGCAAATTCAGTCCTGAAGAAGGGAGTATCAATATCAGTGTCTGGCAGGACGACCGGGCGAACCTGGTCACCCAGGTAAGCGATACCTGCGGCGGCATCCCGCCCGAGGAAGAGGAGCGGGTTTTCCAGGCCCACTACCAGATTCAGAAGAGTAATGGTAAGGGAGGGCTCGGGTTGACCATTGCCAGGTTCCTCGTTGAGCTTCACGGTGGGAAAATCTGGCTGGTAGGCCAGACCGGGCCGGGCTGCAGCTTCTTCTTCTCTCTACCGATAGCCAGGAGCGTGAATTGA